A genomic segment from Sulfuritalea hydrogenivorans sk43H encodes:
- a CDS encoding PadR family transcriptional regulator gives MALDHALLVSLLEKPSSGYELARRFDRSIGYFWHATHQQIYRVLSRMEAADWIAAEVEAGATAPDRKVFTVTAAGRAELSRWMAEPVEPEGTRDALMVKLRGAAFGDPHALITELEHHRAAHANRLTAYRVIEARDFSGALDPQRALQYMVLKSGLRFELGWLEWCEEALDLLRSIKQVKRRKTK, from the coding sequence ATGGCCCTCGACCACGCCCTGCTGGTATCCCTGCTCGAAAAGCCCAGTTCCGGTTACGAACTGGCGCGCCGCTTCGACCGTTCCATCGGCTATTTCTGGCACGCCACCCACCAGCAGATTTATCGCGTGCTGTCGCGCATGGAAGCCGCGGACTGGATCGCCGCCGAAGTCGAAGCCGGCGCAACCGCACCCGATCGCAAGGTGTTTACCGTCACTGCCGCAGGCCGCGCCGAACTTTCGCGCTGGATGGCGGAACCCGTCGAGCCGGAAGGCACGCGCGACGCCCTGATGGTCAAGCTGCGCGGCGCGGCCTTCGGCGATCCGCATGCCTTGATTACCGAACTCGAACACCATCGCGCTGCACACGCCAACCGCCTGACCGCCTACCGCGTCATCGAGGCGCGCGACTTTTCAGGCGCACTGGACCCCCAGCGCGCCTTGCAATACATGGTGCTGAAAAGCGGCCTGCGCTTCGAACTGGGCTGGCTCGAATGGTGCGAAGAGGCGCTCGACCTGCTGCGCAGCATAAAACAAGTCAAACGGAGGAAGACAAAATGA